A single genomic interval of Panthera tigris isolate Pti1 chromosome E3, P.tigris_Pti1_mat1.1, whole genome shotgun sequence harbors:
- the ELN gene encoding elastin isoform X4: MAGLRTAALRPGVLLLLLSIVHPSQPGGVPGAVPGGVPGGVFYPGAGLGGLGGGALGPGGKPPKPGAGLLGAFGPGLGAFPAGTYPGALVPGGVAGAAAAYKAAAKAGAGLGGVGGIGGVGGLGVSTGAVVPQPGAGVGVGVGGKPGKVPGVGLPGVYPGGVLPGTGARFPGVGVLPGVPTGTGVKAKTPGGGGAFAGIPGVGPFGGQQPGVPLGYPIKAPKLPGYGPGGVAGAAGKAGYPTGTGVGPQAAAAAAKAAKFGAGAGVLPGVGGGGIPGAIPGIGGIAGAGTPAAAAAAAKAAAKAAKFGAAGAVVPGGPGFVPGVGVPGVGVPGVGVPGVGVPGVGVPGVGVPGVGVPGVGVPGVGVPGAVSPAAAAKAAAKAAKYGARVGVGVGGIPTFGIGAGGFPGYGVGAGVGAVPGAVPGADLSAAAAQAAAAAQAAAAAKAAKYGAGGVGGLGGLVPGIGDGVAGVPGVGGVPGVGTPAAAAAKAAAKAAQFGLGPGIGVAPGVAPGVAPGVAPGVAPGIGPGIGIGPGDVTGVGTPAAAKAAAKAAAKAQYRAAAGLPAGVPGFGVGAGVPGFGVGAGVPGFGVGVGVPGFGAVPGPLAAAKAAKYGAAGVGALGGVGVPGGVVGAGPAASAAAAKAAAKAAQFGLGGAGALGVGGLGAGGAIPGVGGFGGVSPAAAAKAAKYGVAARPGFGLSPIYPGGACLGKSCGRKRK, encoded by the exons ATGGCGGGTCTGAGAACTGCAGCCCTGCGGCCCGGAGTCCTCCTGCTCCTGCTGTCCATCGTCCACCCCTCGCAGCCTGGAG GGGTCCCAGGGGCTGTTCCCGGAGGAGTTCCCGGAGGCGTCTTCTACCCAG GGGCTGGTCTCGGAGGTCTGGGAGGAGGAG CTCTGGGGCCAGGAGGCAAACCACCCAAGCCAG GGGCCGGACTCCTGGGGGCGTTTGGACCAG GGCTCGGGGCCTTTCCTGCAGGCACCTACCCGGGGGCTCTGGTGCCAGGCGGAGTGGCAGGAGCTGCCGCGGCCTATAAAGCAGCTGCCAAGGCTG GCGCTGGGCTTGGCGGCGTCGGTGGCATCGGCGGGGTCGGCGGCTTAGGAGTGTCTACAG GTGCAGTGGTGCCTCAGCCCGGAGCCGGAGTCGGAGTCGGAGTCGGAGGGAAGCCTGGGAAAGTGCCCG GTGTGGGCCTGCCAGGTGTCTACCCAGGTGGAGTGCTCCCAGGCACAG GAGCTCGGTTCCCGGGTGTGGGGGTGCTCCCCGGGGTTCCCACCGGAACAGGAGTCAAGGCCAAGACCCCAG GCGGAGGCGGAGCTTTTGCTGGAATCCCAG GAGTTGGACCCTTTGGGGGCCAGCAGCCTGGAGTCCCGCTGGGGTACCCCATCAAGGCTCCCAAGCTGCCAG GCTATGGGCCAGGAGGAGTGGCTGGCGCTGCGGGCAAGGCTGGGTACCCAACAGGGACAG GGGTTGGCCCCCAGGCTGCAGCAGCGGCAGCTAAAGCAGCTAAGTTTG GTGCTGGAGCCGGGGTTCTCCCTGGTGTTGGAGGTGGCGGCATTCCTGGCGCAATTCCTGGGATTGGAGGCATCGCAG GGGCAGGgactcctgctgctgctgctgctgctgctaaagCCGCCGCTAAGGCAGCTAAATTCG GAGCTGCCGGAGCTGTGGTGCCTGGTGGGCCAGGCTTTGTCCCGGGAGTTGGAGTCCCAGGTGTCGGGGTCCCAGGTGTTGGCGTTCCAGGTGTTGGGGTCCCAGGTGTTGGCGTTCCAGGTGTTGGAGTTCCAGGTGTTGGGGTCCCAGGTGTTGGAGTCCCAGGTGTTGGAGTCCCAG GAGCTGTGTCACCAGCTGCAGCCGCTAAAGCAGCCGCCAAAGCAGCCAAATACG GGgccagagtgggagtgggagttGGAGGCATTCCCACTTTCGGGATCGGCGCCGGGGGCTTTCCTGGTTACGGTGTCGGAGCTGGAGTGGGCGCTGTCCCTGGAGCTGTCCCTGGAGCTGACCTTTCCG CAGCCGCTGCCCAGGCAGCAGCCGCAGCTCAGGCAGCAGCAGCCGCCAAGGCAGCCAAGTACG GTGCTGGAGGGGTCGGAGGCTTGGGCGGGCTGGTGCCAGGCATCGGAGACGGAGTAGCAGGCGTGCCAGGCGTAGGAGGGGTGCCAG GAGTGGGGACCCCGGCCGCCGCAGCCGCCAAAGCCGCTGCCAAAGCCGCCCAGTTTG GTTTAGGCCCTGGAATCGGCGTGGCTCCCGGCGTGGCTCCCGGCGTGGCTCCCGGCGTGGCTCCCGGCGTGGCTCCTGGCATTGGCCCCGGCATTGGCATTGGCCCTGGTGATGTTACAG gAGTGGGGACCCCAGCTGCAGCCAAAGCCGCTGCTAAAGCGGCCGCCAAAGCCCAGTACC gGGCTGCAGCTGGGCTTCCTGCTGGTGTTCCTGGCTTTGGAGTTGGTGCCGGCGTTCCTGGCTTTGGAGTTGGTGCTGGGGTTCCTGGCTTTGGAGTTGGCGTTGGCGTTCCTGGCTTTGGGGCAG tCCCTGGACCCCTGGCTGCCGCTAAAGCAGCCAAATATG gagctgcaggggtgggggctcttGGTGGAGTAGGTGTCCCAGGCGGTGTGGTAG GAGCCGGACCTGCTGCCTCAGCTGCTGCTGCCAAAGCCGCTGCCAAAGCTGCCCAGTTTG GCCTCGGGGGAGCCGGAGCCCTGGGAGTTGGGGGGCTCGGAGCCGGCGGAGCCATCCCAGGGGTTGGGGGCTTTGGAG GTGTGTCCCCAGCTGCAGCTGCTAAAGCGGCCAAATACG GAGTTGCGGCAAGACCGGGCTTTGGACTGTCTCCCATTTACCCAG GTGGGGCCTGCCTGGGGAAATCCTGTGGCCGGAAGAGAAAGTGA
- the ELN gene encoding elastin isoform X9, with product MAGLRTAALRPGVLLLLLSIVHPSQPGGVPGAVPGGVPGGVFYPGAGLGGLGGGALGPGGKPPKPGAGLLGAFGPGLGAFPAGTYPGALVPGGVAGAAAAYKAAAKAGAGLGGVGGIGGVGGLGVSTGAVVPQPGAGVGVGVGGKPGKVPGGGGAFAGIPGVGPFGGQQPGVPLGYPIKAPKLPGYGPGGVAGAAGKAGYPTGTGVGPQAAAAAAKAAKFGAGAGVLPGVGGGGIPGAIPGIGGIAGAGTPAAAAAAAKAAAKAAKFGAAGAVVPGGPGFVPGVGVPGVGVPGVGVPGVGVPGVGVPGVGVPGVGVPGVGVPGVGVPGAVSPAAAAKAAAKAAKYGARVGVGVGGIPTFGIGAGGFPGYGVGAGVGAVPGAVPGADLSAAAAQAAAAAQAAAAAKAAKYGAGGVGGLGGLVPGIGDGVAGVPGVGGVPGVGTPAAAAAKAAAKAAQFGLGPGIGVAPGVAPGVAPGVAPGVAPGIGPGIGIGPGDVTGVGTPAAAKAAAKAAAKAQYRAAAGLPAGVPGFGVGAGVPGFGVGAGVPGFGVGVGVPGFGAVPGPLAAAKAAKYGAAGVGALGGVGVPGGVVGAGPAASAAAAKAAAKAAQFGLGGAGALGVGGLGAGGAIPGVGGFGGVSPAAAAKAAKYGVAARPGFGLSPIYPGGACLGKSCGRKRK from the exons ATGGCGGGTCTGAGAACTGCAGCCCTGCGGCCCGGAGTCCTCCTGCTCCTGCTGTCCATCGTCCACCCCTCGCAGCCTGGAG GGGTCCCAGGGGCTGTTCCCGGAGGAGTTCCCGGAGGCGTCTTCTACCCAG GGGCTGGTCTCGGAGGTCTGGGAGGAGGAG CTCTGGGGCCAGGAGGCAAACCACCCAAGCCAG GGGCCGGACTCCTGGGGGCGTTTGGACCAG GGCTCGGGGCCTTTCCTGCAGGCACCTACCCGGGGGCTCTGGTGCCAGGCGGAGTGGCAGGAGCTGCCGCGGCCTATAAAGCAGCTGCCAAGGCTG GCGCTGGGCTTGGCGGCGTCGGTGGCATCGGCGGGGTCGGCGGCTTAGGAGTGTCTACAG GTGCAGTGGTGCCTCAGCCCGGAGCCGGAGTCGGAGTCGGAGTCGGAGGGAAGCCTGGGAAAGTGCCCG GCGGAGGCGGAGCTTTTGCTGGAATCCCAG GAGTTGGACCCTTTGGGGGCCAGCAGCCTGGAGTCCCGCTGGGGTACCCCATCAAGGCTCCCAAGCTGCCAG GCTATGGGCCAGGAGGAGTGGCTGGCGCTGCGGGCAAGGCTGGGTACCCAACAGGGACAG GGGTTGGCCCCCAGGCTGCAGCAGCGGCAGCTAAAGCAGCTAAGTTTG GTGCTGGAGCCGGGGTTCTCCCTGGTGTTGGAGGTGGCGGCATTCCTGGCGCAATTCCTGGGATTGGAGGCATCGCAG GGGCAGGgactcctgctgctgctgctgctgctgctaaagCCGCCGCTAAGGCAGCTAAATTCG GAGCTGCCGGAGCTGTGGTGCCTGGTGGGCCAGGCTTTGTCCCGGGAGTTGGAGTCCCAGGTGTCGGGGTCCCAGGTGTTGGCGTTCCAGGTGTTGGGGTCCCAGGTGTTGGCGTTCCAGGTGTTGGAGTTCCAGGTGTTGGGGTCCCAGGTGTTGGAGTCCCAGGTGTTGGAGTCCCAG GAGCTGTGTCACCAGCTGCAGCCGCTAAAGCAGCCGCCAAAGCAGCCAAATACG GGgccagagtgggagtgggagttGGAGGCATTCCCACTTTCGGGATCGGCGCCGGGGGCTTTCCTGGTTACGGTGTCGGAGCTGGAGTGGGCGCTGTCCCTGGAGCTGTCCCTGGAGCTGACCTTTCCG CAGCCGCTGCCCAGGCAGCAGCCGCAGCTCAGGCAGCAGCAGCCGCCAAGGCAGCCAAGTACG GTGCTGGAGGGGTCGGAGGCTTGGGCGGGCTGGTGCCAGGCATCGGAGACGGAGTAGCAGGCGTGCCAGGCGTAGGAGGGGTGCCAG GAGTGGGGACCCCGGCCGCCGCAGCCGCCAAAGCCGCTGCCAAAGCCGCCCAGTTTG GTTTAGGCCCTGGAATCGGCGTGGCTCCCGGCGTGGCTCCCGGCGTGGCTCCCGGCGTGGCTCCCGGCGTGGCTCCTGGCATTGGCCCCGGCATTGGCATTGGCCCTGGTGATGTTACAG gAGTGGGGACCCCAGCTGCAGCCAAAGCCGCTGCTAAAGCGGCCGCCAAAGCCCAGTACC gGGCTGCAGCTGGGCTTCCTGCTGGTGTTCCTGGCTTTGGAGTTGGTGCCGGCGTTCCTGGCTTTGGAGTTGGTGCTGGGGTTCCTGGCTTTGGAGTTGGCGTTGGCGTTCCTGGCTTTGGGGCAG tCCCTGGACCCCTGGCTGCCGCTAAAGCAGCCAAATATG gagctgcaggggtgggggctcttGGTGGAGTAGGTGTCCCAGGCGGTGTGGTAG GAGCCGGACCTGCTGCCTCAGCTGCTGCTGCCAAAGCCGCTGCCAAAGCTGCCCAGTTTG GCCTCGGGGGAGCCGGAGCCCTGGGAGTTGGGGGGCTCGGAGCCGGCGGAGCCATCCCAGGGGTTGGGGGCTTTGGAG GTGTGTCCCCAGCTGCAGCTGCTAAAGCGGCCAAATACG GAGTTGCGGCAAGACCGGGCTTTGGACTGTCTCCCATTTACCCAG GTGGGGCCTGCCTGGGGAAATCCTGTGGCCGGAAGAGAAAGTGA
- the ELN gene encoding elastin isoform X6 — protein MAGLRTAALRPGVLLLLLSIVHPSQPGGVPGAVPGGVPGGVFYPGAGLGGLGGGALGPGGKPPKPGAGLLGAFGPGLGAFPAGTYPGALVPGGVAGAAAAYKAAAKAGAGLGGVGGIGGVGGLGVSTGAVVPQPGAGVGVGVGGKPGKVPGARFPGVGVLPGVPTGTGVKAKTPGGGGAFAGIPGVGPFGGQQPGVPLGYPIKAPKLPGGYGLPYSTGKLPYGYGPGGVAGAAGKAGYPTGTGVGPQAAAAAAKAAKFGAGAGVLPGVGGGGIPGAIPGIGGIAGAGTPAAAAAAAKAAAKAAKFGAAGAVVPGGPGFVPGVGVPGVGVPGVGVPGVGVPGVGVPGVGVPGVGVPGVGVPGVGVPGAVSPAAAAKAAAKAAKYGARVGVGVGGIPTFGIGAGGFPGYGVGAGVGAVPGAVPGADLSAAAAQAAAAAQAAAAAKAAKYGAGGVGGLGGLVPGIGDGVAGVPGVGGVPGVGTPAAAAAKAAAKAAQFGLGPGIGVAPGVAPGVAPGVAPGVAPGIGPGIGIGPGDVTGVGTPAAAKAAAKAAAKAQYRAAAGLPAGVPGFGVGAGVPGFGVGAGVPGFGVGVGVPGFGAVPGPLAAAKAAKYGAAGVGALGGVGVPGGVVGAGPAASAAAAKAAAKAAQFGLGGAGALGVGGLGAGGAIPGVGGFGGVSPAAAAKAAKYGVAARPGFGLSPIYPGGACLGKSCGRKRK, from the exons ATGGCGGGTCTGAGAACTGCAGCCCTGCGGCCCGGAGTCCTCCTGCTCCTGCTGTCCATCGTCCACCCCTCGCAGCCTGGAG GGGTCCCAGGGGCTGTTCCCGGAGGAGTTCCCGGAGGCGTCTTCTACCCAG GGGCTGGTCTCGGAGGTCTGGGAGGAGGAG CTCTGGGGCCAGGAGGCAAACCACCCAAGCCAG GGGCCGGACTCCTGGGGGCGTTTGGACCAG GGCTCGGGGCCTTTCCTGCAGGCACCTACCCGGGGGCTCTGGTGCCAGGCGGAGTGGCAGGAGCTGCCGCGGCCTATAAAGCAGCTGCCAAGGCTG GCGCTGGGCTTGGCGGCGTCGGTGGCATCGGCGGGGTCGGCGGCTTAGGAGTGTCTACAG GTGCAGTGGTGCCTCAGCCCGGAGCCGGAGTCGGAGTCGGAGTCGGAGGGAAGCCTGGGAAAGTGCCCG GAGCTCGGTTCCCGGGTGTGGGGGTGCTCCCCGGGGTTCCCACCGGAACAGGAGTCAAGGCCAAGACCCCAG GCGGAGGCGGAGCTTTTGCTGGAATCCCAG GAGTTGGACCCTTTGGGGGCCAGCAGCCTGGAGTCCCGCTGGGGTACCCCATCAAGGCTCCCAAGCTGCCAG GTGGCTACGGACTGCCCTACAGCACTGGGAAACTGCCCTATG GCTATGGGCCAGGAGGAGTGGCTGGCGCTGCGGGCAAGGCTGGGTACCCAACAGGGACAG GGGTTGGCCCCCAGGCTGCAGCAGCGGCAGCTAAAGCAGCTAAGTTTG GTGCTGGAGCCGGGGTTCTCCCTGGTGTTGGAGGTGGCGGCATTCCTGGCGCAATTCCTGGGATTGGAGGCATCGCAG GGGCAGGgactcctgctgctgctgctgctgctgctaaagCCGCCGCTAAGGCAGCTAAATTCG GAGCTGCCGGAGCTGTGGTGCCTGGTGGGCCAGGCTTTGTCCCGGGAGTTGGAGTCCCAGGTGTCGGGGTCCCAGGTGTTGGCGTTCCAGGTGTTGGGGTCCCAGGTGTTGGCGTTCCAGGTGTTGGAGTTCCAGGTGTTGGGGTCCCAGGTGTTGGAGTCCCAGGTGTTGGAGTCCCAG GAGCTGTGTCACCAGCTGCAGCCGCTAAAGCAGCCGCCAAAGCAGCCAAATACG GGgccagagtgggagtgggagttGGAGGCATTCCCACTTTCGGGATCGGCGCCGGGGGCTTTCCTGGTTACGGTGTCGGAGCTGGAGTGGGCGCTGTCCCTGGAGCTGTCCCTGGAGCTGACCTTTCCG CAGCCGCTGCCCAGGCAGCAGCCGCAGCTCAGGCAGCAGCAGCCGCCAAGGCAGCCAAGTACG GTGCTGGAGGGGTCGGAGGCTTGGGCGGGCTGGTGCCAGGCATCGGAGACGGAGTAGCAGGCGTGCCAGGCGTAGGAGGGGTGCCAG GAGTGGGGACCCCGGCCGCCGCAGCCGCCAAAGCCGCTGCCAAAGCCGCCCAGTTTG GTTTAGGCCCTGGAATCGGCGTGGCTCCCGGCGTGGCTCCCGGCGTGGCTCCCGGCGTGGCTCCCGGCGTGGCTCCTGGCATTGGCCCCGGCATTGGCATTGGCCCTGGTGATGTTACAG gAGTGGGGACCCCAGCTGCAGCCAAAGCCGCTGCTAAAGCGGCCGCCAAAGCCCAGTACC gGGCTGCAGCTGGGCTTCCTGCTGGTGTTCCTGGCTTTGGAGTTGGTGCCGGCGTTCCTGGCTTTGGAGTTGGTGCTGGGGTTCCTGGCTTTGGAGTTGGCGTTGGCGTTCCTGGCTTTGGGGCAG tCCCTGGACCCCTGGCTGCCGCTAAAGCAGCCAAATATG gagctgcaggggtgggggctcttGGTGGAGTAGGTGTCCCAGGCGGTGTGGTAG GAGCCGGACCTGCTGCCTCAGCTGCTGCTGCCAAAGCCGCTGCCAAAGCTGCCCAGTTTG GCCTCGGGGGAGCCGGAGCCCTGGGAGTTGGGGGGCTCGGAGCCGGCGGAGCCATCCCAGGGGTTGGGGGCTTTGGAG GTGTGTCCCCAGCTGCAGCTGCTAAAGCGGCCAAATACG GAGTTGCGGCAAGACCGGGCTTTGGACTGTCTCCCATTTACCCAG GTGGGGCCTGCCTGGGGAAATCCTGTGGCCGGAAGAGAAAGTGA
- the ELN gene encoding elastin isoform X8, translated as MAGLRTAALRPGVLLLLLSIVHPSQPGGVPGAVPGGVPGGVFYPGAGLGGLGGGALGPGGKPPKPGAGLLGAFGPGLGAFPAGTYPGALVPGGVAGAAAAYKAAAKAGAGLGGVGGIGGVGGLGVSTGAVVPQPGAGVGVGVGGKPGKVPGGGGAFAGIPGVGPFGGQQPGVPLGYPIKAPKLPGGYGLPYSTGKLPYGYGPGGVAGAAGKAGYPTGTGVGPQAAAAAAKAAKFGAGAGVLPGVGGGGIPGAIPGIGGIAGAGTPAAAAAAAKAAAKAAKFGAAGAVVPGGPGFVPGVGVPGVGVPGVGVPGVGVPGVGVPGVGVPGVGVPGVGVPGVGVPGAVSPAAAAKAAAKAAKYGARVGVGVGGIPTFGIGAGGFPGYGVGAGVGAVPGAVPGADLSAAAAQAAAAAQAAAAAKAAKYGAGGVGGLGGLVPGIGDGVAGVPGVGGVPGVGTPAAAAAKAAAKAAQFGLGPGIGVAPGVAPGVAPGVAPGVAPGIGPGIGIGPGDVTGVGTPAAAKAAAKAAAKAQYRAAAGLPAGVPGFGVGAGVPGFGVGAGVPGFGVGVGVPGFGAVPGPLAAAKAAKYGAAGVGALGGVGVPGGVVGAGPAASAAAAKAAAKAAQFGLGGAGALGVGGLGAGGAIPGVGGFGGVSPAAAAKAAKYGVAARPGFGLSPIYPGGACLGKSCGRKRK; from the exons ATGGCGGGTCTGAGAACTGCAGCCCTGCGGCCCGGAGTCCTCCTGCTCCTGCTGTCCATCGTCCACCCCTCGCAGCCTGGAG GGGTCCCAGGGGCTGTTCCCGGAGGAGTTCCCGGAGGCGTCTTCTACCCAG GGGCTGGTCTCGGAGGTCTGGGAGGAGGAG CTCTGGGGCCAGGAGGCAAACCACCCAAGCCAG GGGCCGGACTCCTGGGGGCGTTTGGACCAG GGCTCGGGGCCTTTCCTGCAGGCACCTACCCGGGGGCTCTGGTGCCAGGCGGAGTGGCAGGAGCTGCCGCGGCCTATAAAGCAGCTGCCAAGGCTG GCGCTGGGCTTGGCGGCGTCGGTGGCATCGGCGGGGTCGGCGGCTTAGGAGTGTCTACAG GTGCAGTGGTGCCTCAGCCCGGAGCCGGAGTCGGAGTCGGAGTCGGAGGGAAGCCTGGGAAAGTGCCCG GCGGAGGCGGAGCTTTTGCTGGAATCCCAG GAGTTGGACCCTTTGGGGGCCAGCAGCCTGGAGTCCCGCTGGGGTACCCCATCAAGGCTCCCAAGCTGCCAG GTGGCTACGGACTGCCCTACAGCACTGGGAAACTGCCCTATG GCTATGGGCCAGGAGGAGTGGCTGGCGCTGCGGGCAAGGCTGGGTACCCAACAGGGACAG GGGTTGGCCCCCAGGCTGCAGCAGCGGCAGCTAAAGCAGCTAAGTTTG GTGCTGGAGCCGGGGTTCTCCCTGGTGTTGGAGGTGGCGGCATTCCTGGCGCAATTCCTGGGATTGGAGGCATCGCAG GGGCAGGgactcctgctgctgctgctgctgctgctaaagCCGCCGCTAAGGCAGCTAAATTCG GAGCTGCCGGAGCTGTGGTGCCTGGTGGGCCAGGCTTTGTCCCGGGAGTTGGAGTCCCAGGTGTCGGGGTCCCAGGTGTTGGCGTTCCAGGTGTTGGGGTCCCAGGTGTTGGCGTTCCAGGTGTTGGAGTTCCAGGTGTTGGGGTCCCAGGTGTTGGAGTCCCAGGTGTTGGAGTCCCAG GAGCTGTGTCACCAGCTGCAGCCGCTAAAGCAGCCGCCAAAGCAGCCAAATACG GGgccagagtgggagtgggagttGGAGGCATTCCCACTTTCGGGATCGGCGCCGGGGGCTTTCCTGGTTACGGTGTCGGAGCTGGAGTGGGCGCTGTCCCTGGAGCTGTCCCTGGAGCTGACCTTTCCG CAGCCGCTGCCCAGGCAGCAGCCGCAGCTCAGGCAGCAGCAGCCGCCAAGGCAGCCAAGTACG GTGCTGGAGGGGTCGGAGGCTTGGGCGGGCTGGTGCCAGGCATCGGAGACGGAGTAGCAGGCGTGCCAGGCGTAGGAGGGGTGCCAG GAGTGGGGACCCCGGCCGCCGCAGCCGCCAAAGCCGCTGCCAAAGCCGCCCAGTTTG GTTTAGGCCCTGGAATCGGCGTGGCTCCCGGCGTGGCTCCCGGCGTGGCTCCCGGCGTGGCTCCCGGCGTGGCTCCTGGCATTGGCCCCGGCATTGGCATTGGCCCTGGTGATGTTACAG gAGTGGGGACCCCAGCTGCAGCCAAAGCCGCTGCTAAAGCGGCCGCCAAAGCCCAGTACC gGGCTGCAGCTGGGCTTCCTGCTGGTGTTCCTGGCTTTGGAGTTGGTGCCGGCGTTCCTGGCTTTGGAGTTGGTGCTGGGGTTCCTGGCTTTGGAGTTGGCGTTGGCGTTCCTGGCTTTGGGGCAG tCCCTGGACCCCTGGCTGCCGCTAAAGCAGCCAAATATG gagctgcaggggtgggggctcttGGTGGAGTAGGTGTCCCAGGCGGTGTGGTAG GAGCCGGACCTGCTGCCTCAGCTGCTGCTGCCAAAGCCGCTGCCAAAGCTGCCCAGTTTG GCCTCGGGGGAGCCGGAGCCCTGGGAGTTGGGGGGCTCGGAGCCGGCGGAGCCATCCCAGGGGTTGGGGGCTTTGGAG GTGTGTCCCCAGCTGCAGCTGCTAAAGCGGCCAAATACG GAGTTGCGGCAAGACCGGGCTTTGGACTGTCTCCCATTTACCCAG GTGGGGCCTGCCTGGGGAAATCCTGTGGCCGGAAGAGAAAGTGA